The Brassica oleracea var. oleracea cultivar TO1000 chromosome C7, BOL, whole genome shotgun sequence sequence AACTACTTGATGTACTAACTGAACATGATTTTAGAGTGGTTAATTTTTGATTGGGATGTATGTAGAGGGTTAAACTTTTTATTTACAATCCATATAAAAATGTGGATTCATTAGTTGTTTTTATGACAACCCCGGTAATGACGTAATGTCATGGATTCTGATGCTTTAAATTATTCTCTTAAACTTGCATCAACCATTCGAATTGTATAGAAACTTGCTTTCAGATAAAATGAGTAATTACTTTCATAATGACAGTATAGCTAAGAGCCATGAATGTAGTCGTATAAGGTTCTTGCTAGGCCTGGGCGTTCGGGTCTTCGGGTCGGGTTTGGACCGGTTTCTTTCGGGTCCGGATCTTTTCAGGTCCTAAATATTTAGACCCAATAGGTACTTAGAAATTTTCGGTTCGGATTCGGGTCGGTTCTTCTCGGGTCCGGGTCGGTCCGGGTCTATAATTAAAATACCCATAAAATACCCGTAATTTTTTGGATCCATATCGGGTCGGGTTCGGGTATTTAGGATCGGAAAGGGGCATGATATACCCAATTCCATCAACTCTAGTTGAATATTTGTCATATATATCTAAAATTTTACAAAACAACTTAAATGAAAATATTAATCATTAAAATAAAACATTTTAAAACTCTAAATTTTACATTTTAAAACTTTATATTACTTTAAAAATTTAAAAGATAATAACAAATGTTGTTAACAAAAGATATTTCAACTAAATCATAAAATAATATATATAAAATAGAACACAAAAACATCATAGTTTTAGATATACATGTTTTTAAGTCGGATACAAATCGGTTCTTATCGGGTCGGGTCTATTCGGGTCGGTTCTTTTCGGGTCCGGGTCTATTCGGGTCGGTTCTTTTTCGGTTCCGGTTCTTTCGGGAAAAAAAAATTTAGACTCAAAAGGTACTTGTAAATTTTCGGTCCGGTTCCGGATCGGGTATTTTTGGGTCGGTTCCGGTTCGGATCTTCGGGTCCAGGTTAAAATGCCCAGGCCTAGTTCTGGCTATATAAATTAATATCGTCGCTAATCAACCATCAAAGAAGCTAATTAATAATAATGAATATACCCTGCAGGCTTCCAAATAAATTTTATTAAGCTCAAACATCATGCTAACAATTGTATTTACATTTTATTCAGGGAATCAGAATCATGATGCAATATTGACTGAAATAAATTATACGAAGTGGTGTGTAAAGTGTAAACCAGACAAAGCATTATATGTCCATATATTTAATTTCTTGGACATATATGTACTTAATGTGCAATATGCACAACACATGCAAATAATTAATCTGATATAGCATACTTAGGTAATAAACTATAACCATGAACATATATATATATAGTTTTGATCAAAAAAAAAGAACATATATATAGTAAGTTAATAACCATGTAATGGCAAGCATTTTAAAATTTTCGTTAATTATTCTTCTATTGTTTTTATTACCTACGAGAACCCGTGAAGTCAAAGAGAAACTGTGATTTTTTTAAAACTATTTTCAAAACTGATGAACTGAAACTCTATATCTAGAAAATGTATCTATAAGTAGTGGTATGAATTTTCTCTCACTAAAAGCATTAATGGACCTTTCGATAATCATAAATGCGATGCACCCTCTCTATGCATTTCGCAATAACTCCTTTTCCTTCTGCCACATCCTCTCCTCACCTATTTCTCTTCTTCCTCCTCTTTCCTTAGTTCCTCCTTCAGCCAATTCTCCATTTGTTTTTTCTTTGCTATCTCCTTAAGAGAATCCTCCGAAAATCACAGGTTATGTCTTGACTAGGGTATTAACCCGTGCCCTTCTGATTTTCGCATATCTCCGCGCCCATCTCTTTTTCTCCACAAAAGGAGAGCTCAAAAATTATAGAAGAGTACTCAAGCTAGGGTTTCATTGTATGTCCAGAGGTAAGATCACTCGCTCTGTCTCTCTCTCTGTCTCTCTATATATATATATATATATATATTATATAAACCGATGCTTATATACACACATGTGCATATTTCTTTGTTTCGTTGACGAATGGGATCTATATTGCATGTCTGTTCACACTAACCGGATCCGTTCCTTTTTTTTATAGTCTCTTTACGATCTGCATTTTCTTTTATCTATTAAAAACTAGTGACTTGTTTTTTTCTGTAACGATTTTAAAGACAAGCGTAACAAAACACTCCATAAACCTCGTTGGAGTTATAGAAGTGTAAAAAGGGGGTTTGAGTTAGACGAATTTTACTTAGTAGATGTAAAAAGGACGTTGACTTAATGTCAACATTATTTTAACTTATACTATTAGTTAATTATTATTTTTCTCAATTCTTTTTAACCTTTTCAAATTAGGTTTTACTACAAACGAAGGTCAATTTGATTTTTTTGTAAAAAAAAGACTTTTTTGTACTAAAAAGACTTCTTTTATTGGCTTCGGTAGCCTGTGGAGTTCTCTATCTCGCTACCTTTTATGTAGAATAGTAGATAGAAAAAAGAGAGAGAGAAAAAGATCCATTAATATCGATCCAAACCTACACTTAAAAAAAAAAACAGATCTGTTTGTAGAGTTTCGATATTTTACCCCTTACAAGTCGACTTTTCTTCAGCCAAACAATATCGATTTGGAATCACTCTAACAAGTAAGTAAAAACATGTAAGTTTTGTCTTTTATGTAATCTTATTGAAATTTAGGTTTTCCTCAAAGACATCTCTTCATTCGTTCTTCTTTGTTTTCTCTGCGTTTACTTGTAGATCCGATGATGTTTGTGACTTTCAAGATTAGTTCTATACTACTGATATATATTGATTGTCTGTTTATGCATGTGTATGTAAATTCTAATTAATGGATATCTATGTGCTCTAATTTTCTATAACACTTTTTTACTTCAGTTTCTCTTTATTCTCTTATATTATCCAACATTTTACTTAAATATTCATCCGAATCTTCGTGTCCCAATTTTTAACTAGAAATTCCCAAATTGTTTGTTTATATGCAACGAGCTTATGTCACGTAGTGGGTGCATTTATATTCTGAGCCTTTTTGATAAGATGAAATCATATGCTTATATTAATAACCATAAAAATAGACAAAATACCAATATTTTGCTTTTCGTTTTGAAAATGTGAAAAGACTATAAATATATATACAATAAACGTATGTATAGTTTCATATATCTAGAGGATTACTTTCCATAATTCCAAGATCCATCTTCCGTTTCTACTTTGATCCTCGTATATATAAACACCATTTTATCTTTGATTTTGGACAGTGGGATATATACGTGGGAGTAGAAAGTCGATTTAAAGCAACGAAAATGATTTGGATGATCATCTTGTAGATTTGAAGGGAATACAAAAGCTCAATAAAAGAAAAACTCCAAAACCGATATAAGGATCAATAATCGTCAAAATCATCATGTATCAGCCAAACATGTTTGAGTCTCATCATCATATGTTCGATATGACCCCCAAAAACTCGGATAACGATTTGGGTCTTACGGGGAGCCGAGAAGACGACTTCGAGACCAGGTCTGGCGCAGAAGTCACCATGGAGAATCCTTTAGAAGAAGAGCTTCAAGATCCTAATCAGCGTCCCAACAAAAAGAAGCGTTACCACCGTCACACGCAACGCCAGATTCAAGAGCTTGAATCGTAAGTAAAAGTTCCCACTTTAAAATGTTTTTTTTATGTTTTATGTTTTGGGATTTAGGGTTTATGTTTGTTTGTTTGGTTTCGACTTATAGGTTCTTCAAGGAGTGTCCTCATCCTGACGATAAGCAAAGAAAAGAGCTGAGCCGAGAGCTAAATTTAGAACCTCTGCAAGTCAAGTTTTGGTTCCAAAACAAGCGCACCCAAATGAAGGTACATACTAGAGCTAATTGTTACTCATTTTGTATATTCATTTAATTTGCATATGAATTTTCATTAGTGACTCATTATATTCATTTAATTTGCATGGAATGGGTCTTGAATCTTCATTAATGCTGTTTTTTTTTTTCATTAATGCTGTTTCTTTTCATATTTAATCAAATGAAGTCGGGGATAAGGTAATCATTACTACCACGTTTGATTCAGTTTGCATAACTATATGTAACCATCTTTAAAACACATGTAGTTAGTTAATTGCATAGTTTAGGTCCAATATCAAGGAAACTTGTTAGTTATTAACATGTCCATGATCTAAAGAAGATAAACTTGTGGTCTGTATAGGCACAACATGAGAGGCATGAGAACTCGATTCTGAAGTCAGACAATGACAAGCTCAGAGCAGAGAACAATAGGTACAAGGATGCTCTAAACAACGCAACATGCCCAAACTGTGGTGGTCCTGCTGCCATAGGAGAAATGTCATTCGACGAGCAGCATTTGAGGATTGAAAACGCTCGTCTACGCGAAGAAATCGATAGAATCTCTGCCATAGCTGCCAAATACGTAGGGAAGCCAATGCTGACTCACTCCTCCTCGTCTTTCCCTCAGCTCACATCTTCACACCACATACCGTCTCGCTCGCTTGATCTTGAAGTTGGCAACTTTGGAAACACTAACAATAGCCAGACAGGTTTCCTAGGGGACATGTATGGAACAAGCGACATTATGAGGTCGGTCTCGATCCATAATGATGCTGATAAGCCAATGATTGTTGAGTTAGCTGTTGCTGCCATGGAGGAGCTTGTGAGAATGGCTCAAACAGGTGATCCCTTGTGGGTTTCAAGCGATAGTGCGGTTGAGATTCTCAATGAGGAAGAGTATTTTCGAACGTTCCCTAGGGGAATAGGACCAAAACCTTTGGGTTTAAGATCAGAAGCTTCTAGAGAGTCCACTGTCGTCATCATGAATCATATCAATCTCGTTGAGATTCTAATGGATGTGGTAACAAATCTGTTTCCTTATCTTTCTCAAACCTAGCTAAACAAAGATCGACACTTATGGTCTTCTTTCTTTGTATAGAATCAATGGTCTAGTGTGTTCTGCGGGATTGTATCCAGAGCATTGACGCTAGAAGTTCTATCTACTGGCGTTGCAGGGAACTACAATGGGGCATTACAAGTGGTAAGAGGCTTAAAAAACTATTAATTTGATTACTTGTTTCACAAGCTATTATTCTGAATCATTTTGTATTTGTTTTCTGAAGATGACAGCTGAGTTCCAAGTCCCGTCACCACTTGTCCCGACACGAGAGAACTACTTTGTAAGGTATTGTAAGAAGCACATCGACAATACTTGGGCGGTTGTTGATGTCTCTTTGGACAGCCTAAGACCAAGTCCCATCATTAGAAACAGGAGAAGACCCTCTGGTTGTCTGATTCAAGAATTGCAGAATGGCTATTCAAAGGTATAATCTAAAGAGTTTAAGTGTATGAGGTAGAGAGTTTATACATAAGAGTACTTATATTGTTATTGGCATGCGTTGAAGGTGACATGGGTAGAGCATACGGAGGTGGATGACAGATCGGTTCACACCATGTATAAACCGTTGGTTAATACCGGTTTAGCTTTTGGTGCAAAACGTTGGGTGGCTACACTTGACCGCCAATGCGAGCGGCTCGCTAGTTCGATGGCTAGCAACATTCCAGCCGGTGATCTTTCCGGTACGTTTTTACTTTGAGGGCCTATTTGATATATTCATAAACTATCAGATTTAATTGAAAAATGTTTAAATACTAATTGGGTCCCGTCACTTTTTTGTAATTATGAATAGTGATAACGAGTCCTGAGGGAAGAAAGAGCATGTTGAAGCTAGCGGAGAGGATGGTGATGAGCTTCTGTAGCGGAGTAGGCGCGTCAAATGCACATGCCTGGACTACATTAGCCACCGCAGGATCCGACGACGTTCGGGTCATGACCAGGAAGAGCATGGATGATCCAGGAAGGCCTCCGGGTATCGTCTTGAGCGCCGCCACTTCGTTCTGGATCCCAGTGGCACCTAAACGTGTGTTTGATTTTCTGAGAGACGAAAACTCAAGAAGCGAGGTAAAGAATCAAACCTTTTTTTGTTTTACTTTCTTGATCGAACGTTCTTGAATTTAGTTTTTTTATTTCGCAGTGGGACATACTTTCTAACGGAGGCTTGGTTCAAGAAATGGCTCATATCGCAAATGGTCGGGACCCTGGGAACTCTGTCTCCTTGTTCCGAGTTAATGTAAGATTATGTTCTGCAAACTCTTTTTTACTATTGGCAGTGCCG is a genomic window containing:
- the LOC106306376 gene encoding homeobox-leucine zipper protein MERISTEM L1; amino-acid sequence: MYQPNMFESHHHMFDMTPKNSDNDLGLTGSREDDFETRSGAEVTMENPLEEELQDPNQRPNKKKRYHRHTQRQIQELESFFKECPHPDDKQRKELSRELNLEPLQVKFWFQNKRTQMKAQHERHENSILKSDNDKLRAENNRYKDALNNATCPNCGGPAAIGEMSFDEQHLRIENARLREEIDRISAIAAKYVGKPMLTHSSSSFPQLTSSHHIPSRSLDLEVGNFGNTNNSQTGFLGDMYGTSDIMRSVSIHNDADKPMIVELAVAAMEELVRMAQTGDPLWVSSDSAVEILNEEEYFRTFPRGIGPKPLGLRSEASRESTVVIMNHINLVEILMDVNQWSSVFCGIVSRALTLEVLSTGVAGNYNGALQVMTAEFQVPSPLVPTRENYFVRYCKKHIDNTWAVVDVSLDSLRPSPIIRNRRRPSGCLIQELQNGYSKVTWVEHTEVDDRSVHTMYKPLVNTGLAFGAKRWVATLDRQCERLASSMASNIPAGDLSVITSPEGRKSMLKLAERMVMSFCSGVGASNAHAWTTLATAGSDDVRVMTRKSMDDPGRPPGIVLSAATSFWIPVAPKRVFDFLRDENSRSEWDILSNGGLVQEMAHIANGRDPGNSVSLFRVNSANSGQSNMLILQESCTDASGSYVIYAPVDIMAMNVVLSGGDPDYVALLPSGFAILPDGSSRVNASAGAEGGGDGNNLEVVTSTASNCGSLLTVAFQILVDSVPTAKLSLGSVATVNSLIKCTVERIKAALACDGA